A portion of the Megalobrama amblycephala isolate DHTTF-2021 linkage group LG23, ASM1881202v1, whole genome shotgun sequence genome contains these proteins:
- the stard15 gene encoding START domain-containing protein 10, translating into MPVQIPDDTDFLSFRDQCESQDGWVARYNKGGVTVWCRDEECKTVQKLKMRIVCKDVTAETLYDVLHDTSYRKKWDTNMIDTFDIGRLTVNADVGYYSWKCPSPLKNRDFVTMRSWLPLGNDYLIINYSVKHPEYPPKKDYVRAVSLLTGYLIQSNGANCCTLYYLTQVDPRGSLPKWVVNRVSQFVAPKAMKKIYKACLKYPEWKRKHDPNLKPWRYPEQNTLPCISVADLTVQRADSLENIDESSVSEEKAQRHSDDDET; encoded by the exons ATGCCAGTCCAGATACCGGATGACACCGACTTCTTATCTTTCCGAGATCAATGTGAAAGTCAGGATGGCTGGGTCGCCCGTTATAATAAAGGAGGAGTGACGGTGTGGTGTCGAGATGAGGAGTGCAAAACTGTGCAGAAACTCAAG ATGAGAATCGTGTGCAAGGACGTGACGGCAGAGACTCTCTACGACGTCTTGCACGACACAAGCTACCGGAAAAAATGGGACACCAACATGATCGACACTTTCGATATTGGAAGACTGACAGTTAATGCAGATGTAGGATATTATTCCT GGAAATGTCCGAGTCCATTGAAGAACAGAGACTTTGTCACCATGCGGTCATGGCTTCCTCTTGGCAATGATTATCTCATAATCAACTACTCTGTCAAACACCCG GAATACCCACCAAAGAAGGATTATGTCAGAGCCGTGTCTTTACTCACAGGGTACTTGATCCAATCCAATGGAGCAAACTGCTGTACTCTTTATTACTTGACGCAGGTGGATCCACGAG GATCTTTACCCAAGTGGGTAGTGAACAGAGTCTCACAGTTTGTGGCACCAAAG GCCATGAAAAAGATTTACAAAGCCTGCCTGAAGTACCCAGAGTGGAAGCGGAAACACGACCCTAATCTGAAGCCGTGGAGATACCCGGAGCAGAACACTCTGCCCTGCATCAGCGTAGCTGACCTGACGGTGCAGAGAGCAGATTCACTGGAGAACATCGATGAGAGCAGTGTGAGTGAGGAGAAGGCCCAGCGCCacagtgatgatgatgagacCTAA